Sequence from the Candidatus Methylopumilus planktonicus genome:
ATTATTCAAAAAGAAATTAATCAGAATAATGATGATAAGACAGCACTAGAAAAAAATATTAAAGTTGCTGAACAAAAAATTGCACTTCTAGAAAAAGAGCTTGCCGATGCAAAAAAAATATTAACCGTATCTAATCAGGCTTTATTTGACCTTCAAGAAAAAGCAAAGCAGGTCAATCAAAATAAAGATTTAACTTCTAAAGTACCTGTAGTTGAATCTAAGCCTGAACTTACCTCTCTCATCAGCCAAGGAAATGAAGTTGATGTTAATAAAAATGATACAACCTCTCCTGCGGATACATCTTTTAAATCTTCTATTTCCGATAGCCCTATTGAGGAAAAAGCAAATGCTCAGTTGGCATCTGACAAGGAGGCCTCTAGTGTGTCATCGTCTAGTGGACTATTTATCTTCTTAGGGGTTCTTTTTGCTATCTTAATTATGCTTTTTGTCATCAAAACCAAAAGACAGAAAGAACAAAAAGAACTCATTGATTCAATAAGTACTGACAAAGAAAAGCCTTATTCAGAAGTTCATAGTGCTAAAGCCTCTCCGGCCATAGAAGAGGGAACTATAAAAGATATTAATTTGTCAGATACTACAATTAATTTATCAGATAAGGATCAGAAGCCGACTCATTTTGACTAGGCTATTGAACGATTAAACTATCGTGCATCCATTAGTTAAATTGGTAGGTATTTTATGTGCTTTATTGCTAATCAATAAATATAATTTCGATTTTAATCTTTTTTTACTTTTCTTTATTGTAGCTATTTCTTTTTTTATAAGATTTTCAATACCTAAACTTATTTTTAGGCTGAAATTTTTTCTTATCATCACCTTCTTTCTCTATGTTTTTAATACGCCAGGTGAGTATATATTTCTTTGGCCTTACCTATCACCGTCCTACGAAGGACTTTTTTTAGGCTCAACTCAAATTATGCGACTTATTAATTCAGTTGCCATCATTACGATTATGATTTCATTGATGAGCTATCAAACCTTGATTGAAACTTTTTATTTAATCTTTAAACCATTAAAACGATTTGGAATTGATGCAAAACGTTTTGCTGTTCGCCTTTATTTAACAATGGAATATGTCAAGACTTTCCAATCAACACGTAAACTTCGCTTTAACCTTAATGATTTGTCTTCAATACTCTTATATTCAAATAATAAGAATCTTATGAGTCTTTCTTATATTCAAATTAACGAAGAGAAAGTTAACAGCTCATCTGTACTTTTAATTGCTTTAATTGTTTCTATTACTTTTTTTTTAATTTTCTACTTATAAGCTGCCATGAAAATCGCATTGTGTATTGAATATAATGGATCTAATTACTCTGGTTGGCAGAAACAAAATGATGTGGACTCTATCCAAGGCGAAATTGAAAAAGCACTTGAAAGTATTGCGCTAGAAAAATTGGATACTTACGCTTCAGGCCGAACAGATGCTGGTGTTCATGCGCTCGTTCAAATGGTTCATTTTGAAACTAAAATTCAAAGACCTATCACCGCTTGGGTAAGGGGCGTTAATGCTTTCTTACCATTATCTATTCGAGTGTTATGGGCACAAGAAGTGGATGATACTTTTCACGCGAGATATTCAGCCTCACAACGTCATTATGAGTATTTAATTTATAACGCTTCTTTCTCTTCTGCTTTATGGGCTAATAAGGCAGGATGGATTCATGATGAGCTTGATTTCAAAAAGATGAAAGAAGCTATTCAGTATTTTGAAGGTGAGCATGATTTTAGTGCTTTTCGATCCTCTGAGTGCCAAGCTAAAAGTCCAGTGAGAACAATGTCTCGAATATCTCTTACAAACTACCATCCCTTTTATCTCTTTAAGTTTTCAGCGAATGGCTTTCTTCACCACCAAATTAGAAACATGATGGGAGCTATTTTGTATATTGGTAAAGGAAATTACCCAAGCAACTATATTGAAGAATTGTTGTTATCAAAAGACAGAACAAAATCACCTCCTACATTTTCACCTGATGGTCTTTATTTGTCTGGTGTGGATTATGACGCGCGCTACGCTTTTCCTTTTATGCACCGAACTGTCAATATTTTTGACAATAATCATTTATGCCAAGATCGTTAATCCTTATAATGAATATCTTTCATTTTGAATTGATTTTACATTGAGAACACGTACTAAAATTTGTGGTATTACTCGGCTGGAGGATGCAAAAGCTTCTGTCCGTGCAGGATGTGATGCGCTTGGCTTCGTTTTTTATAAAGAAAGCCCACGCTACATTGCTTTAGATGCTTTCAAAGTCATTGTTAAGGAGTTACCTCCATTTGTGACTAAAACTGGCCTTTTTGTAAATGCTGACCCTGCTGAAATAGAAGAAGCAATTCAATCTGGATTTGTGAATGTTTTACAGTTTCACGGCGATGAAACACCTGATTTTTGTAGACAATTCAATTTTCCCTATATCAAGGCAGTTGCAGTTTCGTCTTCAGTAGATTTGATACAATATGCCAAGGACTTTCATGATGCAGAAGCTTTATTGCTTGATGCTTATCATGAGCATCTTAAAGGTGGCACAGGTCAAATATTTGATTGGAATTTAATTCCCCAATCGCTCTCTAAGCCAATTGTATTAGCGGGCGGTCTTACTGTGGATAATGTAAAAGAAGCTATAAAGAAAGTGAAACCTTATGCAGTTGATGTCAGTGGTGGGGTTGAAGAATCAAAAGGTATTAAAAATTCTCTTAAAATTCAAGCATTTATAAAGGAAACTCAAGATGCAGCCGTATGATATGCCAGATGAAAAAGGCCATTTTGGTCAATTTGGCGGTGTATTTGTCGCAGAAACTTTAATTGAGGCGCTTGATGAATTAAGAGCGACATATGAAAAGTATCGCCACGACCCTGATTTTCTTACTGAACTTCATCATGATTTAAAGCATTTTGTTGGGCGTCCGAGCCCCATTTACCATGCTAAAAGGTGGTCTGATCGAGTCGGCGGCGCTCAAATCTATTTAAAGCGTGAAGATTTAAATCATACAGGCGCTCATAAAGTCAACAATACTGTAGGCCAGGCTTTACTTGCGAAGCGAATGGGTAAGCCTCGTATTATTGCTGAGACTGGGGCAGGGCAGCATGGAGTTGCAACAGCTACTATCTCAGCTCGCTTAGGCCTTGAGTGTGTAGTTTATATGGGATCCGAAGATGTTAAGAGGCAAGCGCCTAATGTATACCGCATGAAGCTTCTTGGTGCCACAGTTGTGCCGGTAGAAAGTGGATCAAAAACTTTAAAAGATGCACTTAATGAAGCGATGCGAGATTGGGTCACTAACATCTCAACAACTTTTTATATCATTGGCACAGTGGCTGGGCCTCACCCTTATCCTATGATGGTCCGTGATTTTAATTCTGTTGTAGGTGTGGAATGTAAAATGCAAATGAATGAGATGCTTGGACGACAACCAGATGCAGTTCTTGCATGTGTGGGTGGTGGTTCAAATGCGATGGGTATTTTTTATCCCTACATTGATTTGCGCGAAGTTCGATTGATTGGCGTCGAAGCTGCAGGACTTGGCATCGAAACAGGTAAGCATGCAGCACCTTTAACAGCCAATAGCCCTATAGGTGTTTTGCATGGTAACCGAACTTATTTAATGCAAAATGATGAAGGTCAAATTATTGAAACACACTCAATTTCAGCAGGTCTCGATTATCCAGGTGTTGGTCCTGAGCATGCTTGGTTAAAAGATATTAAGCGCGCTGAATATGTTGCTGTGACAGATACCGAAGCCTTAGATGCATTTCATAGCCTATGCCTTACCGAAGGTATTATTCCAGCGCTTGAAACTAGCCACGCTCTAGCTTATGCAGAAAAGCTTGCTAAAACGATGAAGCCCGATCAAGTGATTCTTGTGAATTTATCTGGCCGAGGTGACAAGGATATTAACACTGTGGCTAAAATTTCAAATATCAATCTATAAAGTTTATATGTCGAGAATTACAAATACATTTATAAAGCTTAAAGAAAAAAATAAAAAAGCTTTAATCCCTTATATTACAGCCGGTGATCCTCATCCTGATCTAACCCTCTCTATGATGCATGCTCTGGTAGATTCGGGTGCTGACATGATTGAATTAGGTATTCCTTTTTCAGACCCAATGGCAGATGGTCCTACGATCCAAAGAGCAAGCGAAAGAGCTCTAGCGCATCATGTAGGTTTATCTCATGTATTTAAAATAGTTAAAGCTTTTAGAGAAAAGGACACTCAAACACCTATTATTTTAATGGGCTATGCTAATCCTATCGAAGCGATTGGCGCAGAGGCTTTTGTGGAAAGAGCTAAAACTGCAGATGTGGATGGCATTATTACTGTAGATTATCCGCCCGAAGAGTGCATGCAATTTACAAAACTTCTTAAAGAAAAAAATATTGATAGTATTTTTTTACTATCTCCAACCTCCGAATTGAACAGAGTAAAATTAATTATCGAGCAAGCCTCTGGTTTTTTATATTATGTTTCATTGAAGGGCGTTACAGGAGCTGCCAATATTGATATTGAGCAAGTAAAATCCAAAGTGGGTATGATTCGGGAATTAACAGATCTTCCAATTGGTGTTGGCTTTGGAGTGAGAGATGCAGCAACAGCAAAAGAGGTTGCTAAAATTTCTGATGCGGTTGTCGTTGGTAGTCGTATGGTTCAGGAAATTGAGAATTCAAATCAAGAAAATTTAATTCAAAATATTTCGAAGTTAATGCAAGAATTAAGAGAAGCAGTTAACTAATGATTCGGATAAATCTATGAGCTGGCTAAAAGATGTTCTACCTCCAAAAATAAAACGTATTGTTGGAAGCGTATCTAAAAAAAATATTCCCGAAGGTTTGTGGTGCAAATGCCCCTCTTGCCAGGCTGTGCTTTATCGAACAGACCTTGAGCAAAATATGGAAGTTTGTCCAAAATGTTCCTTTCATAATCGAATTTCAGCACGTGCACGCATAGATACTTTGTTAGATAAAGACAAAAGGAAAGAAATCGGTGCGTTAATTCAGCCTTTAGATTCCTTGAAGTTTAATGATACGCAAAGTTATGCTGATCGCATTAAGTCATCACAAAAGGACTTGAATGAAAAAGACGCTATAGTTGTGATGCAAGGTTTAATGGAGGGTAATCCCGTTGTAGTAGCCGCTTTTGAATTTAAATTTATGGGTGGGTCTATGGGCTCAGTAGTGGGTGAAAAATTTGTGCGCGGTGTTCAAGCTGCGATTAAAGCTAAAGCAACATTCATATGTGTCTCTGCTAGTGGCGGCGCCAGGATGCAAGAAGGATTGCTATCACTTATGCAAATGGCAAAAACAAGTGCTGCTTTAACTAAGTTAAGCGAAGCTAAATTACCCTATTTTTCAGTTCTTACTGACCCAACTATGGGTGGTGTATCTGCTAGTTTTGCAATGCTCGGTGATGTAATTATTGCTGAACCTAAAGCATTGATTGGTTTTGCTGGTCCTC
This genomic interval carries:
- the trpB gene encoding tryptophan synthase subunit beta gives rise to the protein MQPYDMPDEKGHFGQFGGVFVAETLIEALDELRATYEKYRHDPDFLTELHHDLKHFVGRPSPIYHAKRWSDRVGGAQIYLKREDLNHTGAHKVNNTVGQALLAKRMGKPRIIAETGAGQHGVATATISARLGLECVVYMGSEDVKRQAPNVYRMKLLGATVVPVESGSKTLKDALNEAMRDWVTNISTTFYIIGTVAGPHPYPMMVRDFNSVVGVECKMQMNEMLGRQPDAVLACVGGGSNAMGIFYPYIDLREVRLIGVEAAGLGIETGKHAAPLTANSPIGVLHGNRTYLMQNDEGQIIETHSISAGLDYPGVGPEHAWLKDIKRAEYVAVTDTEALDAFHSLCLTEGIIPALETSHALAYAEKLAKTMKPDQVILVNLSGRGDKDINTVAKISNINL
- the truA gene encoding tRNA pseudouridine(38-40) synthase TruA translates to MKIALCIEYNGSNYSGWQKQNDVDSIQGEIEKALESIALEKLDTYASGRTDAGVHALVQMVHFETKIQRPITAWVRGVNAFLPLSIRVLWAQEVDDTFHARYSASQRHYEYLIYNASFSSALWANKAGWIHDELDFKKMKEAIQYFEGEHDFSAFRSSECQAKSPVRTMSRISLTNYHPFYLFKFSANGFLHHQIRNMMGAILYIGKGNYPSNYIEELLLSKDRTKSPPTFSPDGLYLSGVDYDARYAFPFMHRTVNIFDNNHLCQDR
- the trpA gene encoding tryptophan synthase subunit alpha — its product is MSRITNTFIKLKEKNKKALIPYITAGDPHPDLTLSMMHALVDSGADMIELGIPFSDPMADGPTIQRASERALAHHVGLSHVFKIVKAFREKDTQTPIILMGYANPIEAIGAEAFVERAKTADVDGIITVDYPPEECMQFTKLLKEKNIDSIFLLSPTSELNRVKLIIEQASGFLYYVSLKGVTGAANIDIEQVKSKVGMIRELTDLPIGVGFGVRDAATAKEVAKISDAVVVGSRMVQEIENSNQENLIQNISKLMQELREAVN
- a CDS encoding phosphoribosylanthranilate isomerase, which codes for MRTRTKICGITRLEDAKASVRAGCDALGFVFYKESPRYIALDAFKVIVKELPPFVTKTGLFVNADPAEIEEAIQSGFVNVLQFHGDETPDFCRQFNFPYIKAVAVSSSVDLIQYAKDFHDAEALLLDAYHEHLKGGTGQIFDWNLIPQSLSKPIVLAGGLTVDNVKEAIKKVKPYAVDVSGGVEESKGIKNSLKIQAFIKETQDAAV
- the accD gene encoding acetyl-CoA carboxylase, carboxyltransferase subunit beta — encoded protein: MSWLKDVLPPKIKRIVGSVSKKNIPEGLWCKCPSCQAVLYRTDLEQNMEVCPKCSFHNRISARARIDTLLDKDKRKEIGALIQPLDSLKFNDTQSYADRIKSSQKDLNEKDAIVVMQGLMEGNPVVVAAFEFKFMGGSMGSVVGEKFVRGVQAAIKAKATFICVSASGGARMQEGLLSLMQMAKTSAALTKLSEAKLPYFSVLTDPTMGGVSASFAMLGDVIIAEPKALIGFAGPRVIEQTVREKLPEGFQRSEFLLTHGAIDMIVDRRVMKKKLTNLISKLSKN